Part of the Anopheles gambiae chromosome 3, idAnoGambNW_F1_1, whole genome shotgun sequence genome is shown below.
CAAAATGAAAGCCGATAAAACGTGAAAGAAAGTGAAGCGTTTCGGTAGCAAAAGAGAgcagacgaagaagaagaagaagtgcaaAACAACAGTAGTGTCACGGAAAGCACcgaaaaaagaaggcaaagtAAAGCGCACGCGAGTGCAAGTGGCAAATATTCTCTAGTGAAAGTGtgtacaaaaagaagaagaagaagaagaagaacaagtgcaaaagaaaggaagcaaaaagcgataaccaaaaaaagaaaaggcggaggaaaacaaacaaaaaaacatctaagCAAAGATGGCCGAAGAGTTACCAATACTGAAGGGCATCCTGAAGGGAGTTGTCTCCTATCACAATGCACGTAGGTGTCGTAGTGTTGGTTTTTGGCGGAGTTTTCTCAGAATTACAATTTGTGCAATTTATCTCCTCTTTCCAAttagagtgtgtttgttttaaattacattGCCATTGATTGAAGTACAACAAGACAACGTTTTTGTGTGGAGAGATccggcgagagagagaaagagagcgatggATGGCATCCTTGTTCCTGTGggaccacaccacaccatcaGAATTAATGTGATCTTTGACCTTGATTCCACTTCGAACTCTGGACCATTTTGCGGCCTTTGACGCGTGCGCCTGTCTCTTTGTGGCGGAGCCTTTTATGGGGTGGTTCGCTTTCACAAAATGCCTGCACTTGGAGcctctcactcgctctctctctctctcacacacacacacactatcggTCCTTCTATGCAGCCCATCAAGGGGTGGAGTAAATAAGGGACGAAGCGAGCGAATCGAACACGAATTGCGTATTGTGACCTTTAAAAATGGCTTCCACCGGTGGTGTGTTTGCCCTGACTTTGTCACGGGAATAACCTCCCCCTTTCTtctgtggtgtttttttttgttgcttgtttgattttggcGAAAGcgcccaccagcagcagcagctccaagCACCCAGCGAGAGAAAGTGCCGTATGCCGAAAGGGAGCATGGCTCATgtgcgagagcgagagcagcGCGTTGGCTTTCTAAAGCGCTTTCTCTTTCCTCTTCCATTCGGTTGCCGTCCAAGCGAGTCCCAGAGAGTGTCACTCACACTTTGTGGTGGGGAAATGGGGGGTCTCTCCCCAAGCCCATCCACACATCCGcccacggtgtgtgtgtgtgtcactcaTTTAGGGTCAAGGGCACGAGCCGCacaaaatgggaaaattgaacaaaagGGCGCTCTCTTTTGCACTctaccgaacacacacacacacacaatcgaacCACTAGAaagtagacacacacacacaccaagagAGCAACGGGGCAAGAGGAAACGAGAGGATAGGAACCTATGCAAACCTGCAAAGGTCACTAGAGGTTAATGGTGCAAATGGGACACAGCGCAAAAAAGGGCTTTCTGGGGGAGAATGTAGGGTGAACACAACATGGGTTTCTCTTTTCATCCACCTTCAGGTTTGCTCCACATAATTCGATGGTGAAATTCAAAATCATGAAAAGCAGAACGGTATTCACTTACAAACACCCCGGCGACACCAAAGTAGAGTGTGAACGCGCAATAAAAGGGAACACAAGACCGTCTGATCTCAatatacacacgcacgcttgCGGCGGCTGTTCAACTTTCACCTTCACTTTCAAAGcattactttttttcattttttgccaCCCACACTAGCATTATTTGCGCACTGCGGGTGCCAAAAAAGGGTAAGATGGTCACCGTCGGATGGAAAAACGTGTTCGTTTCATTTTGCTTCCATTGTTCGCTCGTTCGTTTTACACACTTGGGGCGTATGTTTTGCCCTGTTCGTGTGTTCTACTTACTTGTGATGGTCACGAAGCAAGCTTactaaattaaaattagaCTTATCTTTCGTGGAACACTGACTTGTAGAAAttggatttttgcaaaaaaataattttatgaaacaaaaaacgtgTCGTGtaaaatttcacttttcacacactgTCAAAGTCAGTTGCAATGGTTCCATTGATTTTCACCCATATCTTTATCTCGTtaacttctctctctctctccacatTGCTGCTCGCCTCCGCTCAAGATACGGTGTCAAGAAAGTAACacacttttcctttttattttccttcaccACCCCTTGTTAGCGCGGCGCGCAGAAACGCTATTTTCCATTTACCATCTCGTCGATCAGGGGCGCAAACGCTAAAGAAAGCACTACTCGCGGTAAAggtaaaagagagagagagagagagatagaaacaAGCGAGGCCGCAAGAGAATGTTTCTCGCGCACCGGGGACCGATCAGCGCCATCTTTCCTTTTCGCGTCTATCTTTTCCTGCTTTCTTCGCGGTGGCGCGCCGGCGGACCGTCTTGTGGTGTGCtggttttcttttgctctccATCCTCGATCTCTGCTCGATGCTCTTAAGGCacggggctgctgctgctcccccTCCTAATAAGGAGGTAATGGTGCTGTGTGCATTGTTTTAAACGAAAACATACACCCATATCTCGATCGGGGTGTACGCGGGCTGATTCATTTCACTTTtctcgtttttgtgtgtgtgtgtttgtattttgttgttgcttcctcctcttcttctccCAGTGGGTTTGTTTGGGTTTGTGGTAGTAGGGGAGGAAAGGGAGAATTGGCCACGATTTTCACCTACTTTTTCTCCCAGACGGCAGCACACACAGTCAGTCGGTCGCCTTTCTCTCCCGCGCCCGCTGCCATCATGGCTCTGGGTTTCGGCGGCAGCAGCTGGCCGGATGACTGTTTTCTCCCAACTAACGAGgcatggcagcagcagcagcagctctgtCTGGGCTCGTTGGTTTCGTTTCGaaatttctttttattttaaaaacagaAAGTGAAGATAACagccaccactaccaccacctccTCTTCCGGACCGTTACGGACCGTTGCCCATGTAAATGGGATCAATGGTGAGGAGAGAAATGAGCGGAAATAAGATCAAATTGTCTTGAAATGcaatttaattcaaaaattaaaaaaacatgcaaaaaacaagaataaaaagtaaaataagaaAGTAATAGTATGAACTAGAAAAGAGGAGATGATAATAGAACCTAACAATTGTCGTCACACGGTTGTCATTTCTTCTCTATTCTACGTCAGCTTACCTCAAAAGAAAGGCAGCAAAAGGTGCTATTTTTAAACGCCgccatgcgtgtgtgtgaattgGAGAAAGGGTGATCGGGGTCGTTCAACTACTACTGCCCACCtgatagagggagagagaaagagctgCCATTTGCCCCTCATCTGGCTGCCTTTTGGTCACACTTGTGCACGCGTTCCCCTTTTCACCCTCATTTCGTAGAAGGGAAATGTagcacaaagcacacacacgcacacgcatggTTCACATTGTAAACCGGAAAGCGAATGATCATATGATCGCGAGGACAGAAACGAGAAACCAACCCAGCACTCGTTGTGGAAAGTGAGAGTACGTTGAAGCGGGATTTAAAGTAGGTTAGGTTTCGGAAAGTGAGAGTGACACCCCACACACACGTCTCGTCCGTCGTGCGACCTCAATAAGCCTCCACTCAGGCGCGCTGTGCGGGAAAAGGTGGGTCACAAACCCCCCGGACACCCAAAAGgagaggttcgtcgcttgtccCCGGAAGCGAAAAAGAGAAGCGATTTGCGTTTCGACCTTTCGTCTGGTTTTAGGcgccttttgttttttgaggTCATAAGCCCCCCTCCCCGGGGTCGTTTGTGGTGTGGGCATGACGACGAATTTGAGAAATCGAGATGACAGACCCCCGACGTctagcaccaccaccggctcTCGCATGCGGAAGCAAGAAACAGCCGAGGTAACAGACACAACACACTGACCTcccttgctgtgtgtgtgcgagatcGTAGATCGTGTGTTTCGTGgtgtggagagagagaaggggaaGCTCACAAGCCCCACAGCACCACCAGTTGCCAGGGCCATCGAACGATCGATCGACGGTTGGTGTTGGAGCGCTGTTTGAAGTGATCGATCGGTTATTACTAACCGGTAAATGTTAACCTTCACCGACAGGTGCTCTAACGCTGGCTTCGGCTCTCTTCCATATCCTCTCTCGGTTGGTGAAGGACACGCGTCTTCCACCGTTTTTTGCAATGCAATAAAGAGGGCAGGAAGAGGGTCAGGGACGTTCAAACTGCAGTTTGAAATGTGGCGGAGGCTCCGGGGGAAGTAGAATCGCCCTCGCTCGCGTAATTGGAACAAGGTGATCAAAGTAGGAAATTTGTGCATGAGCGATCAACGATTTGTGaggtcacacgcacacaggagGAAACGGAAACCAGTACATCCAAGCGCGCGTTTGATTAGAAGCATTTCcagttccgttttttttttctcttcctttaaTCAAACTAATCTAACGcatctcttcttctctccttctctctctgtttcatGATACAGCCGTCAGGTTTGGGCGGGTGCCGAAGCGGGAAAAGGCCCGCATACTGGCCGCGATGCAGCAGAGCACGCAGAACCGGGGCAACCAGCGGGCCCTCGCCAGCGAGCTCGACGATCAGCCCCGGCTGCTCGCCAGCGTCCTCCAGGCGCACATCGAAACGTGCGAGTTTACGCGCGAAAAGGTCGCCGCCATGCGCCAGCGGGCCCGCGACTGCCCGAGCTACTCGATGCCGACACTGGTAAGTACACAACGCGCGTAAAGAAGAGGAAGTAGAGGAAGCAGCTTCCcccatacagacacacatgcAAAGAGCACCTTCTCCAAGGTCAACGGCATTTgagccgtggtggtggtgcttttttttttggggattgATGGTTGGAACTCGCCTCGTCAGCGTGGAGACACTCACTCACAAAAAAcgggagcgcgcgcgcgctcgaagGGGCACTCATCGCTCATCATCCCGCTTCGCGGAAAGCACTCACTCGGGTCGCGATTTTGTCATTTGATATAAACGGGGGTCTCTcattcgctctctcgctctcgctcacaTCGTTTCCTGCGAGGGGTGTGGAGCGGCAAGCGATAAGAGAAATCCCCCCCTGGCGCAAGTAAGTCACAGGAAGGGGAATGAATGTTTGCACAAAGGGCGGAACGGGGAGGAAGCGCAGACTGCGCGATAACCTTGAAATTGTGTTTCGCTAATTTAATCGCTCGCTCGTGTGCTGTTagccgcgcgcgtgtgtgagtgcggtGTGAGATATGTAAAGACCGAGACGGCGAACGATCGACTTcctgttgtgtgtgtctgtttataTTCTACATCATCATCCCCAGCTTGCCTTCAAAGCGAATGcaaaaatcgttttttttccgaGAAATGCCATTGCCCAGGGGTtttgtgctggtgctgctgttttggAACCCCATCCACCCTGCGTGGAATGACcgataagagagagagagagagagagagagagccccCACCCCAGAAGGTGTGCGTGCGATTgctgacgcacacacacacacacacacacactgccaacCTCAGTGATGTGCACGAAAATGCGGAAATAGAATTAATTCGAActggtggtggcggcagcATGCTGTGTTAGAAACGGTATGGtgtgttctctctctcgctctccctacCAGCACCCAATGTTCAATGTCGTCAGTGGCCATGCGTCTCCACCGCCGGGGACCGTTCACCGCTGCTCCATCTTCTTCGCTCAGCGCAGCAACAACGGCCATGTGGAGAGACAATTAGAGCGCGTGTGTACCAAAGGGGAGGCGGTTTGAGGAACGGTAGGAGAAGGTTGTCAAGGAGAAGGGTAGGGGGGGAAGGGGTTGGTCGTTTGTCGCGCAAATAGTCCgctacacaccaacacagcgCACGACACGACACGGCCGGTAACGGTTCTGTTGCTGTCCTTGAAATTGAAGTTCAAGCCGgagcaagcgagagagaggtagAAGGGAATGAAATGGAGAGGccacagggagagagagggagagagagatatcaGGCACCGTTAACAACAATCATACTGACCGTGACGCACACGAGGAAACacaatcgtcgtcgtcgtcgtgtggCAGCGGGGAGCAGGAAACCGCAAGAGAGGCAAAGCGCAAAACACATGTGTGTGCCATCTTGGCACACAGACCAAAGACGTGACAACGTGACCGGTAATGACCGATAAAAGGTTAGACTGGCGAGTCGAGCCCGTGTCGAGATTAATTACAGCCGCATTGTTTCCCGGTTGGAATGTCGCTGACATGCtgcaatcaaacacacacacacagaggcccACCGACGAAAATTTGCCAAAGTCATCACGCGCCCACACAAAAGTCAATAACCCTGTgtcgttttggtttttttgtttcgagtTCGTCGCTTATCACCAAAagcatctctttctctctctctctctctctcagcaCGCCCTTCCCTAAAATCGATGATGGCCACCGCTCTGAAATTGAGCGTCGTGTCCTCCAGCTCTTGTTAACGCGTGTGTAATaccccaccccccctcccccccccccctgccacAGGGTTCGCTGCTATGTTTGCTTATCACACACGAATCGCTCGGTACGTGACCAActgcgtacacacacacacacgagtgCCTCTTTTTTTGCGCACAGTAGCGCAAGAAACCTTGAACTCCTCCGTACCCGAAGGTTCGTCGACCTTGAGCTGGCGGCGAGcgaccagcacacacacacgcacacgagttgccatgcgcgcgcgcgcgctctgaTGGAGCGCAAATTTGGAGCGTGACCGATGTGAGTGTGCGATGGGTTGGGACTTTTTGGGAAGTTCTTCCAAATCCACACACACTTCCGGCAGAGATGAGTAAACGGAGATGGTGGATACAAAAGTGATCACCTTGAACCACCATCTCTCTCCTCTGCGCTTCTCCTGATGGTGTCTAGACGACATCGTGTCTCTTTGAGTGCGGCAATTTGCATACTGGAACAGTCTTTTTTAGGAAGGTGTCAGAATGATGTCTTCCCGCACCTActacacactaacacacactctctctcatGTATATCTAATCGCATCTCACATCTTCTCTCTTCCAGGCCTGTCCCCTGAACCCAGCGCCCGAGCTACAGTCGGAGCAGGAGTTTAGCCAGCGCTTCGCCCACGTCATCCGGGGCGTGATCGACTTCGCCGGCATGATACCCGGCTTCCAGCTGCTGACGCAGGACGACAAGTTCACGCTGCTGAAGGCGGGCCTGTTCGATGCGCTGTTCGTGCGGCTGATCTGCATGTTCGACACGTCGATCAACTCGATCATCTGCCTGAACGGGCAGGTGATGCGGCGCGACACCATCCAGAACGGGGCGAACGCTCGCTTCCTGGTGGACAGCACGTTCAACTTTGCGGAGCGGATGAACTCGATGCAGCTGACCGACGCCGAGATCGGGCTGTTCTGTGCGATCGTGCTGATCACGCCCGACCGGCCCGGGCTGCGCAACGTCGAGCTGATCGAGCGCATGTACACGAAGCTGAAGGCCTGCCTGCAGTCGGTCATCTCGCAGAACCGCCCGGACAAGCCGGAGTTTATGCAGGAGCTGCTGCGCACGATGCCCGATCTGCGCACGCTCAGCACGCTGCACACGGAGAAGCTGGTCGTGTTCCGGACGGAGCACAAGGAGCTGCTCCGGCAGCAGATGTGGTCGGCGGAGGAGGACCAGGGCGCGGTGCTGGACGCGAAGAGCCCGGCCAGCTGGAGCTGCGACGGCAACCAGGTCGAGGTGGAGATCGCCAAGAGCCCGATGAGCTCCGTCTCCAGCACGGAGTCCACCGAaacgtcctcctcgtcctcctcctcctcctcctccttgtCGTCGGAGTACCATCAcctgcaccatcaccatcaccagcacgGTGGCATTTCGTCGGCGGCTTCCGCGGCGGCTCCCCTGCTCGCTGCCACCCTGTCCGGCGCCTGTCCAATCATTCGGCATCGGGCCAGCTCGGGCTCGTCGGCGGAGGACGATCTGATCGGCGGCACGGCGCAACATCTCGCCCAGAACGGGCTCACCATCACGCCCGTCatccggtcggtcggttcgtcgtcgtcgtcgtccgccTCGTCCGCGTCCTCGTCGTCCGCTTCGTCCGGGGCGGGCGCAAGCCAtctgcaccatcaccaccaccatcatcacgtGTCGCGGTACCGCAAGCTCGACTCGCCGACCGACTCCGGCATCGAGTCGGGCAACGAGAAGCACGACAATCCGtcgccccagcagcagcagcagcagctccaccatcagcagcaccaccatctgCTGCTCCATCCGAAACCGGCTAGTAGCAGCGTAAGCAGCGGTTCGTCGTCTTGCTCCAGCCCGCGGTCGTCGCTCGAAGACCCAGCGCTcgaggacagcagcagcagcagcaacggcaaggCGCCCTCCCTGGCGCGGCACGCCAGCGTCGACAACATGCCGGTGCTGAAGCGCGTCCTGCAAGCGCCACCGCTCTACGACACCAACAGCCTGATGGACGAGGCGTACAAGCCGCACAAGAAGTTCCGCGCCATGCGCCACCGGGAGAGCGAGGCGGAAGCCGcttcctcctccaccaccaccactagcgCGAGCGCCGCCCCGTCCCCGTCGGCGACCGTGCTGGCGTCGTCGTCCTCACCGCGCCCGGCCTCGGTGCCCCAGCCGCAGCAGTCCGTGGTGGCAATCGCCGCCCCATCACCACCCCAGCAGCCTGCGCAGCAGCCGCCCCAGCACCATCAGTCGCAGCTGCACATGCATTTAACGCGACCGCAGACGACGCAGTCCCACCAAAGTAGCGCCACCGGCTTCCTGCAGTCGACGTCCGCGCGGTCCAGTCCGCAGcctccgcagcagcagcagcagcaccaccaccacgcctACTCGTCCCTCTCGAGCACGCACTCCGTGCTGGCCAAATCGCTGATGGAGGAGCCGCGCATGACGCCCGAGCAGATGAAGCGCACCGACATCATCCACAACTACATCATGCGCGAGTCGGcccaggagcagcagcagaactacatcaagcagcagcagcagcagcagcagcagcagggaggaCTGTTGGTGTGTGGCGCCAGCGCCGCCAACGGTGTGTTCCAGCGGGCCTCACCGCATCTCACCGTGTCGGCCGTCTCGCCCGCcccctcgtcctcgtcctccagTGGAAGCAgtccggcggcggcggccgccccGAACGGTGGCTGTCCGTTTGGAGGTTCGTCGTCTAGCGCCTCCGCCGGGCGATGGCAGCAGGTGATACCGGCAGTGACGGCCAGCGTCATCACGACGACGGGCGGCCACCGGGCACAGCAGACCCCGTCCCCGGGCAGTCTCACCCCGCCGGAcacttcctcctcctcgtcctcctcctcgctgTCGGTGGTTTCGTCGCCACCGTCGGCTGCCTCGccgtcctcgtcctcctcctccgccacCAGCATCCGCTACTTCCAGTCGCCCCACTCGACGATGACGTCACCCGCACCGCCCGCCTCCCCCTCGTCGGTGGTGGTCGTGGCGCCCCCGCACACCCCCTCGCCCCGGCTCATCGAGCTGAAGGTGGACATTGGTAGCagtgccaccgccaccacctccCTCGATCCGTGCCACCAGCAACCGTTGAACCTGTCGAAGAAGTCACCCTCGCCGGCGCCCACGCCTGTGTCCGTCGTCCAGCGGTCCATCGTGGGGGGACCGTCGGCCCTCTCGCCGGTCGGTGCCGCCACGACGGTCGTAGtggccaccagcagcagcagcagtaacgccgccaccagcagcagcagcagcaacaatcccACCATCCACAAGATCCTACTCGAGGCGTAAACACAGCAAACAGGCGTTCGCGGGCGAATCCTaccacaaacaaaagaaaccacAAGAGGCAGACCAGTAGCAGCAGAAGGGGGATCAGTGGGAGAGAATGATTGCGCATTcgcagaggaaaaaaacactacaTCTACAAGTTGTACAAATTTTTAATGTGTTAAGAAGACGAACCTCCGGACAAGCCTAAAAAGCGCACGgtaaaacactcacacacacacacacacatcatgaGGGAAGGGTAAAGGGGGGAGAGGATGTATTATAGTATTTTAGTGGCCGAATGATCTACAAATGCGAAACTACAATGCGAAGCCAaaaacgtgtgtgtgcgtgtgtgtgtgtgtgttggtgggaGCAGAGCGGGAAGAGGGGAtgatggtgtgcgtgtgtgtctgtgtgtgtgttgctcttATAGAtctcgatttttgttttattaaaagaAAGCTGTGGACACACGTGGAGAAGAGACTACTACGGCGACTGCAAGcgcaggcgacgaacctcaACAGAAATCCCCTCTCTTCTCCACGCAAGGCgcatatgtgtgtgcttcTATCCAATGGGCCGGTGTCGGATCgggtgcaaaacaaaataggGAAGGAGAATATCCTAGTGTGATGATGGCACGCCGCCACTAGCAAGCCAGGAGCTGTAATAGTAATAGGTTTTAGTGCGTGCGTGAGACAAGGAAGACGACGGTGACGTTAGTAGTTTGTAAGAACAATTCCCACGAGCAGCTCTGATGCGTagatatgtatgtatgtgtgcgtgcgtaagtgtgtgtgttaagaATCAATAATTTTGATGAACAAAACAGCGAAGAGAGCTAAGTTACTGCAAACAGCCAAACCTATATAGAAGCTTAGTGAGAAGCGAAGGATATTAAAAGAAAACGGCAACACAAATACACTCACCTCACAGGCAAACCCACAGTACATATGGTATGGAAGTatggaggttttttttaacttctgttgtacagtagtagtagtagtagtggcacAAGTGCAAAGCGAAGCAAGAGGAGCAAGATAAAACACGCAAAATGTATATGctaagagaaaaaagaaagggaaaaccccactcactcacaaacacacataaacataaatatcCTAGAATGGTTGAacggaaaacaacaacaacaaacaaaactttgcaaagacactcacagagagagagagagaagaagaaaaataacaaaaactatttaaaagaagaaaagaagagtaACAGTAGCACACAACCACTTTATGCGCTTTTCTAAAAGCAATGAGAGAAATAgcgattttttaaaaacagGAAAAGGATAACCGAAACACAAACTAAAATTGagaatgaacaaaacaaacacaccacacacaacacgGAATCAGATTCaggtaaaatgaaaaaaaaggtggCAGCCACTGGCAGATAATGCAAGTATAGGGAGTTATAATATAGGGGAAGCACGCATGCAGAAACGTTAAAGTTTTGATTGAGCCTTGAGCAAACAAGGGTTAACTGCGGggggggaaggaaaacaaaaacatggtaCATACAAATAGTGAACATataaaaaccaacacaaaaagAGAAGCAAACCAGAAAAAGGGTATAACGTTACGTGTAAATAGTTCTTTAGCGATAGtgtgtgcaaaaaacaaaacaaaacaaaacgaagtgATGAGGAATGAATGCAATACACAGAGAGTAACACAGCAGGAGAGTAATCAACCTAAacatattcaaaacaaacaaaaaaccgcacacagaaagagagagagagagagattacaaaaacagcaacaacaaaaaaagcaaagaaataattatacaagatgaaaaagaaaagctatAATATTCCGCCAGATtaaaagagaaggagaaagagaaagagaaaaagtaaaagagaTATAATTTAACGAAACGTTataatgagagagagaaaagtttgtggtggtgtgcgtgtgataaCAAAGCAGAGAAAGaggttattaaaaaaacaatacgaaGAGCTactaaaagaaagagagaaaacagaagcaaaaacaaacgtgTATAagtaaactaaaaacaaaaaaaaacatgcaacatGAGATTCTTACAGGAAGAAGAGGGAGTATGAATGGAGAGGAGAACGGAGAGCAAAGGAAAGCAATGAATGAAGTCACAAACTATTACTACGCCTACTACAACTACACCACACTACACaggacacacaaacaaagaaacaaaactgaGGAAGAGGGGAAGAAAACAGCCGAACAGAAGCCGAGCAGGAGACGAGAATGAGATTTGaactgatttttgtttaagcATTTTCTCTGCTTTTTTGAGTCATTTTCCCCCAAACtccagcaacaaaacacacacacgcgtacgcATGTATAAGAAACAgtccttttgtttttagtgGTCGTGTGAttaagtgagagagagagagagagagcgaaagagagagagaataattGCCTAGCATGTAGTGGTAGCGATTATCATTCTTTACTATTATTATCTTATTCtaattttattgtaattttaattccAAAACAATCGAGCGAtgcgagtgtgtttgtgtgtatgtgtgtgcgtgtatataTAGAGAGTGTGCGctagtgtgagtgtgtgtacgCGAAGAACCGGTTAGGTAGAATCCAATTTTAACACTAATTTACTTGTTTCATttactactttttttttgttgctatttggCTCTGCCGGAATTATGTTTCGGTTATCCTCCTTTTTCCGAGcttttttcttagtttttcCATAAAGCCAATTGTTTTCATAGGTTTACTTTTCTCTCTGCTCTTAAGATGCTGTGCTAGCAGTTTTGTGTAGCAAgttgcaaatgtgtgtgttaggtgtgtgttttgggtgTGTTGTACACCGTACTGgtttagtttatttattgaaacccttttttccccttagcttttttctgtttagtgctgttttgttttgtttgtttgttttttaatgaacTATGTAGACCCAATTGCTTTTATTATCTTTTGTATCggtttttttaatattctaTTAGTTCTATTTTCTATCTTCGTTCGTGTTAGATTTACTCTTGTTTATCACTCTTTGTTGCGCTTCGCTTTCTAAAGAAGTGGACACTTTTCCTCTCTGTCCTTTTACTATCGCTCTAGCTCTAGCAGTTTAGAATGATTTtgttcgttccttttttttcgttagctttgaatttgaaattccacaatgaacagaaacagaaacgaaacaaaaagggCAAAGGAGCGCGCGCGTGCGAGGACGATCGGTTAAGTGTGTAAAAAgttaattttcataaaatagacgaaaagaaaaaaaacaaacacaactcCCCCCATGTATTGCATAAGCGGTAAGATTAAGTGTCAGCgtttagagttttttttttttttttacacaactAAGTTATGCTAAGTAAGTAAGAGAGAAAACCCCAAACTAGgagaggagaaggagaaggaaacgtgatggaaaagcaaaagataaaaaaacactgtgaatgtgaatgtgtatgtgtgtgtgtgtgtttgagtgcaaCACATTACGCAAAATACCATTACACAAAGCAAACCGAAAactcaaacatacacacaaacacacacacagacacacgcacacaaacttAGTTTCATACACAAATTAAgaaaagagggagagaaaaaaaatacaaaaacaaaaaagggattaTGTGTGCAGCGGGATGATTAAAAGGAAAACGGTAAAACACtgcaaaaaacaaccatttcttatttttaatttttaagtaTAAAAGCAACAACCTAGCAGAGAACGAAgtgcaagagagaaagagcatgagagaaagagagagaattaAGAGAAAACGAGTTTCCTTAATTGATTaaatgtgcgtttttttttatttatacactATA
Proteins encoded:
- the LOC1280470 gene encoding ecdysone-induced protein 75B, isoforms C/D isoform X1, yielding MQCIRSVVGGPSGGAAAAAAGSAVERKILIKTEDSRGLAHGERGEQVERRSREEGNEGCRSGQQEAPDDKKAAGTAPEVRTFVLGENQCIVYGARPGDGSRPAASSPSSSSSATLQHLPISHLPPKKTLKLALGLRGGPLSPSASSRQPSPPPLTLRRTSDEPDRMLARIQIVSRAHPGDEGEEDDQQQHQQQPGVVVTGGQGVHVIRDGRFYQPQQQQRHEEAMVEEEPEDAPHGQYHVPLQQQQQQQHSSIIVANGGRSSPLSHQGRLSPAGSGCGGAAVQHPHTSSSITTTTTILVSNERASIYKPPTQATSTTTTTVSSSKQQQQHGHVTSMQPPPPPPPLKMSKGGSGGSGGGHEEPSSSMPDLEFDGTTVLCRVCGDKASGFHYGVHSCEGCKGFFRRSIQQKIQYRPCTKNQQCSILRINRNRCQYCRLKKCIAVGMSRDAVRFGRVPKREKARILAAMQQSTQNRGNQRALASELDDQPRLLASVLQAHIETCEFTREKVAAMRQRARDCPSYSMPTLACPLNPAPELQSEQEFSQRFAHVIRGVIDFAGMIPGFQLLTQDDKFTLLKAGLFDALFVRLICMFDTSINSIICLNGQVMRRDTIQNGANARFLVDSTFNFAERMNSMQLTDAEIGLFCAIVLITPDRPGLRNVELIERMYTKLKACLQSVISQNRPDKPEFMQELLRTMPDLRTLSTLHTEKLVVFRTEHKELLRQQMWSAEEDQGAVLDAKSPASWSCDGNQVEVEIAKSPMSSVSSTESTETSSSSSSSSSSLSSEYHHLHHHHHQHGGISSAASAAAPLLAATLSGACPIIRHRASSGSSAEDDLIGGTAQHLAQNGLTITPVIRSVGSSSSSSASSASSSSASSGAGASHLHHHHHHHHVSRYRKLDSPTDSGIESGNEKHDNPSPQQQQQQLHHQQHHHLLLHPKPASSSVSSGSSSCSSPRSSLEDPALEDSSSSSNGKAPSLARHASVDNMPVLKRVLQAPPLYDTNSLMDEAYKPHKKFRAMRHRESEAEAASSSTTTTSASAAPSPSATVLASSSSPRPASVPQPQQSVVAIAAPSPPQQPAQQPPQHHQSQLHMHLTRPQTTQSHQSSATGFLQSTSARSSPQPPQQQQQHHHHAYSSLSSTHSVLAKSLMEEPRMTPEQMKRTDIIHNYIMRESAQEQQQNYIKQQQQQQQQQGGLLVCGASAANGVFQRASPHLTVSAVSPAPSSSSSSGSSPAAAAAPNGGCPFGGSSSSASAGRWQQVIPAVTASVITTTGGHRAQQTPSPGSLTPPDTSSSSSSSSLSVVSSPPSAASPSSSSSSATSIRYFQSPHSTMTSPAPPASPSSVVVVAPPHTPSPRLIELKVDIGSSATATTSLDPCHQQPLNLSKKSPSPAPTPVSVVQRSIVGGPSALSPVGAATTVVVATSSSSSNAATSSSSSNNPTIHKILLEA